The following are from one region of the Stanieria cyanosphaera PCC 7437 genome:
- a CDS encoding cadmium resistance transporter: MSWWVRTAVAGSTAFIATNIDDIIILMLFFSQTNRSFRRRHIVVGQYLGFVALVIASLPGFFGGLILPKPWIGLLGIVPIIIGITNLISSKKDEQEIQTVSDVHHLERSQSIFSKGIFKSLLVVIAPQTYQVAAVTFANGGDNIGIYVPLFARSHLADLGIILLTFFILIGVWCYIAYQLTRHPLIARALTKYGKRIVPFVLIGLGIFILLESGTYQLLPSFQFK, encoded by the coding sequence ATGAGTTGGTGGGTAAGAACTGCGGTCGCAGGAAGTACAGCATTTATCGCAACTAATATCGATGACATCATTATCTTAATGCTGTTTTTTTCCCAAACCAATCGCTCTTTTCGTCGCCGACACATTGTAGTAGGTCAGTATTTAGGTTTTGTTGCTTTAGTAATAGCTAGTCTTCCTGGTTTCTTTGGTGGTTTAATCTTACCGAAACCTTGGATCGGATTACTAGGGATCGTTCCGATCATCATTGGAATTACTAATCTCATTAGCAGCAAAAAAGATGAGCAGGAAATTCAAACAGTCTCAGATGTTCACCACCTAGAAAGAAGCCAATCAATTTTTAGTAAGGGGATCTTTAAAAGTTTATTGGTGGTAATTGCACCACAAACTTATCAAGTTGCAGCAGTCACCTTTGCCAATGGTGGAGATAATATTGGTATTTATGTACCATTGTTTGCTCGTAGTCATCTAGCCGATCTAGGAATCATACTCTTAACCTTCTTTATTTTAATCGGAGTTTGGTGTTACATAGCCTATCAATTAACTCGCCATCCATTGATTGCTCGTGCCTTAACCAAATATGGTAAGCGTATTGTCCCCTTTGTTTTGATTGGTTTAGGAATTTTTATTTTGCTCGAAAGTGGTACTTATCAACTCTTACCTTCATTTCAATTCAAGTAA
- a CDS encoding type II toxin-antitoxin system RelE/ParE family toxin, with amino-acid sequence MSKIVVSSKFKRAFRKFARRNTQLQAQIEKAIAGLSDDIFNPCLGTHKLEGKLSGLLSCSCGYDCRIVFAVETEEESGETLIVLLDVGTHDEVY; translated from the coding sequence ATGAGCAAAATAGTCGTCTCCAGTAAATTCAAGAGAGCATTTCGCAAATTTGCCCGCCGTAATACACAGTTGCAAGCACAGATTGAAAAAGCAATTGCTGGATTGTCTGATGACATCTTCAATCCATGTTTAGGTACTCATAAGCTGGAAGGAAAATTATCTGGTTTATTATCTTGCTCTTGTGGGTATGACTGTCGAATTGTTTTTGCTGTTGAAACGGAAGAAGAAAGCGGTGAAACACTTATAGTTTTGTTAGATGTTGGTACTCATGACGAAGTTTATTAA
- a CDS encoding RluA family pseudouridine synthase, producing the protein MIDSETTINLTVEQKSDRLDRWLSSQLTDLSRSRLQKLIEEGNVHLNGQVCTSKKIKLSPGDCLEVTIPSPEPLNLQAEDIPLDILYEDEDLIIINKPADLVVHPAPGHETGTLVHALLSHCDNLAGIGGIKRPGIVHRLDKDTTGAIVIAKNDYAHQHLQAQIKAKTARREYWGIVYGSYSDLEGKIDLPVGRHPVERKKMAVVPVEKGGREAVTHWKILERLGNYTLMEFLLETGRTHQIRVHCSHTGHPLVGDPLYSSGRSLKINLSGQALHARKLTLQHPVSGDIIEAIAPLPNQFTKLLRVLRSRISEK; encoded by the coding sequence GTGATTGATTCTGAAACAACAATTAATTTAACAGTAGAACAAAAAAGCGATCGCTTGGATCGTTGGTTATCTAGTCAGCTTACAGACTTATCTCGTTCTCGTCTTCAAAAACTAATTGAAGAAGGCAATGTTCACTTAAATGGTCAAGTTTGTACGAGTAAAAAAATCAAATTAAGTCCAGGAGATTGCTTAGAAGTAACCATTCCGAGTCCAGAACCTTTAAACCTACAAGCAGAAGACATTCCGCTAGACATTCTTTATGAAGATGAAGACTTAATTATTATTAATAAACCTGCCGATTTAGTGGTTCATCCTGCACCAGGTCACGAAACAGGAACTCTTGTTCATGCTTTACTTTCTCACTGCGATAATTTAGCTGGTATTGGTGGTATAAAACGACCAGGAATTGTTCATCGACTCGATAAAGATACTACTGGTGCAATTGTGATCGCTAAAAATGATTACGCTCATCAACATTTACAAGCGCAAATCAAAGCCAAAACTGCAAGAAGAGAGTATTGGGGAATAGTGTATGGTTCTTATTCTGATCTAGAAGGTAAGATTGATTTGCCTGTTGGTCGTCATCCCGTTGAGCGTAAAAAAATGGCTGTAGTTCCCGTAGAAAAAGGCGGTCGAGAAGCTGTTACCCATTGGAAAATTTTGGAAAGACTTGGTAACTATACTTTAATGGAATTTCTTTTAGAAACAGGACGCACCCATCAAATTAGAGTTCATTGCAGTCATACTGGTCATCCTCTGGTTGGCGATCCGCTTTATAGTTCTGGTCGTTCTCTAAAAATAAATTTATCTGGTCAAGCTTTACACGCTCGAAAACTAACTCTACAACATCCCGTATCAGGAGACATCATCGAAGCGATCGCACCTCTACCGAATCAGTTTACTAAGTTATTAAGAGTATTACGCTCAAGAATCTCAGAAAAATAA
- a CDS encoding pentapeptide repeat-containing protein: MNTKYSQKLTSACSTIVCLVLVITLFLFNQPNANAVTKLKQTFSEPFYQSPISSKRETPSPEPTATESTPISTPEPIISPTIVPRESVSSNVTRLLQTNECVGCNLAGASLKDTNLQAANLEGANLQGADLERADLQKTNLIGANLQGADLGKTNIAGANLERANLFDADLEKANLAGTNLAGANLQKADLEKTNLASANLQGANLKGADLEDAILPTAMLIR; the protein is encoded by the coding sequence ATGAACACCAAATATTCCCAAAAACTAACTTCGGCTTGTTCAACTATAGTTTGTCTAGTACTTGTAATAACATTATTCTTGTTTAACCAGCCTAATGCTAACGCTGTGACAAAATTGAAGCAAACTTTCTCTGAGCCATTTTATCAAAGTCCAATCTCTTCAAAGAGAGAGACCCCCTCTCCTGAACCTACAGCTACTGAGTCTACACCAATTTCAACTCCAGAGCCAATTATATCTCCAACAATAGTACCTAGAGAATCTGTCTCCAGTAACGTGACTCGTTTATTACAAACCAATGAATGTGTTGGTTGTAATCTTGCTGGCGCATCTTTGAAAGATACTAATTTACAAGCAGCCAATTTAGAAGGAGCTAATTTACAAGGTGCAGACTTAGAAAGAGCCGACTTGCAAAAAACCAACTTGATAGGTGCAAACTTACAGGGAGCAGACTTAGGTAAAACTAATATCGCAGGAGCAAATTTAGAAAGAGCAAATCTCTTTGACGCAGATTTAGAAAAAGCAAATTTAGCAGGAACAAATTTGGCAGGCGCAAACTTACAAAAAGCAGATTTAGAAAAAACTAACTTAGCATCTGCCAACCTACAGGGAGCAAACTTGAAAGGAGCAGATTTAGAAGATGCAATTTTACCTACTGCAATGCTAATTCGTTAA
- a CDS encoding cadmium resistance transporter, with protein MSELVTAIPTGLTAFCATNLDDILILLLFFSQVNGSFRRRHIVAGQYLGFTTLVLASLPGFFGSLILPRPWIGLLGILPVVIGISRLLEQKTDDFEEEEAIKSASESSFFSFLSPQTYGVAAVTFANGGDNIGIYVPLFANSSWSSLLVIIGEFWLLVGIWCYAAYRLTKTKAIAELLTRYGNNLIPFVLIALGVLILLDSQTLSNPTLTVIALLASSFALMSLTKNDEQLCEITESTTQLDK; from the coding sequence ATGAGTGAATTAGTTACGGCAATTCCTACAGGTTTAACTGCCTTTTGTGCGACCAATCTAGATGATATTCTTATTTTGCTACTCTTTTTTTCTCAGGTAAATGGTTCATTTCGTCGCCGACATATCGTAGCAGGTCAATATCTTGGTTTTACTACCTTAGTTTTAGCTAGTCTTCCTGGTTTCTTTGGCAGTCTAATTTTACCAAGACCTTGGATTGGATTATTAGGAATTCTTCCTGTTGTCATTGGTATTAGTCGTTTATTAGAGCAAAAAACCGATGATTTTGAAGAGGAAGAAGCAATTAAATCAGCTTCAGAATCTTCTTTCTTTAGTTTTCTGTCTCCTCAAACCTATGGGGTAGCAGCCGTTACTTTTGCTAATGGAGGTGATAATATCGGTATTTATGTACCATTATTTGCGAATAGTAGTTGGTCGAGTTTACTGGTAATTATCGGCGAGTTCTGGTTATTAGTAGGTATTTGGTGTTACGCTGCCTATAGACTAACTAAAACCAAAGCGATCGCGGAGTTATTAACCCGTTATGGCAACAATTTAATTCCTTTTGTCCTGATTGCTTTGGGTGTTTTGATTTTGCTAGATAGCCAAACTTTATCCAATCCTACTTTAACTGTCATAGCTCTGCTGGCTAGCAGTTTTGCTTTAATGAGTTTAACTAAAAATGACGAGCAACTTTGTGAAATTACTGAATCCACAACCCAATTAGATAAGTAA
- a CDS encoding phosphatase PAP2 family protein, protein MLKQNQNKVLILLLFGVYLPLQIFVILLLAVHNHEGALSWELPIILTIHDQAGEKLNLLAATLTNLGSFWTTTPLVIGMALSFLVAKRWNFLLYTVMTFLGAISISYTGKIIIHRARPRLWELFYQVGTDYSFPSGHAISSMSFALILIILTWNSSWRWLVVIFSSLFVISIAWTRLYLGVHYPSDIFAGWMIALAWTIAVVLMVKVFLMRLSDENLEYDR, encoded by the coding sequence TTGCTGAAACAAAACCAAAATAAAGTTTTAATCTTACTGTTATTTGGTGTTTATTTACCATTACAAATTTTTGTCATACTTTTACTCGCAGTACATAATCATGAAGGTGCTTTGAGTTGGGAATTACCCATAATATTGACAATTCATGACCAAGCGGGAGAAAAATTGAATTTATTAGCAGCAACTTTAACTAATTTAGGTAGTTTTTGGACGACTACTCCTTTAGTTATTGGAATGGCTTTAAGTTTTTTAGTTGCTAAACGTTGGAATTTTTTGCTTTATACAGTTATGACTTTCTTGGGTGCTATTAGCATTAGCTATACAGGGAAAATCATTATCCATAGAGCCAGACCTCGTTTATGGGAATTATTTTATCAGGTAGGAACGGATTATTCTTTTCCTAGCGGTCATGCTATCTCTAGTATGTCTTTTGCTCTTATTTTAATAATTTTGACTTGGAATAGCTCTTGGCGTTGGTTAGTTGTAATTTTTAGTAGCTTATTTGTTATCAGTATTGCTTGGACGCGCCTTTATTTAGGAGTTCATTATCCTAGCGATATTTTTGCAGGTTGGATGATTGCACTAGCTTGGACAATAGCAGTGGTATTGATGGTCAAGGTATTTTTAATGAGATTGAGCGACGAAAATTTAGAATATGATCGCTGA
- a CDS encoding YidH family protein, whose translation MLLLFKPIKTEKEPENLEKPKRRNSSRVRDHLANERTYLAWMRTAISLMGFGVVIVRLRFFKPPITTTPGNGWKLGLIFSLVGLVTVLLSTHHYFAVRHDIDEDTYEPPDRWVLLFSLAVVLLGAGIIYYVFTLPLDPTNTLVFE comes from the coding sequence ATGCTGTTACTATTCAAACCTATTAAAACAGAAAAAGAGCCAGAAAATTTAGAGAAACCAAAACGTCGAAATTCTTCCCGTGTTAGAGATCACTTGGCAAACGAGCGCACTTATCTAGCTTGGATGCGAACAGCAATATCTCTGATGGGTTTTGGTGTTGTCATTGTCCGCCTACGCTTTTTTAAGCCACCCATAACTACTACTCCTGGTAATGGCTGGAAGTTAGGATTGATTTTTTCTTTAGTAGGTTTGGTAACGGTATTACTTTCAACTCACCATTACTTTGCCGTACGTCATGATATAGATGAAGACACCTACGAACCACCAGATCGTTGGGTATTGCTATTTAGTTTGGCTGTAGTACTTTTGGGTGCAGGTATTATTTATTATGTTTTTACCTTGCCTCTTGATCCAACTAATACCCTTGTATTTGAATAA
- a CDS encoding TIGR02587 family membrane protein: protein MAAKHRHQLPKKWSEEWGEIISGVSGGFLFGIPLLCTMEVWFIGSYAEPPILLGIIAITFFIVFLINRVEGFRSQADDKDPISKAIAESIETLSIGFVCATLIMIVLQEINLQTPLDEVLGKVVFEAMPFSFGVALSRSILDGDRYTNSNSNQSQSHRKGKKRIIWADTVADLSGTILGAMFVAFSIAPTDEVAMLAAPATPPWLLLIIFSSLIITYGIVFASGFTNQNKRRQQQGIFQRPESETLVYYLVSLFVSALMLWFFQRLAFDDPWSLWMRYSIILSLPASIGGAAGRLAV, encoded by the coding sequence GTGGCAGCAAAACATCGTCATCAACTTCCCAAGAAATGGTCAGAAGAATGGGGAGAAATAATTAGCGGAGTTTCTGGTGGATTTTTATTTGGAATACCTCTGCTTTGTACTATGGAAGTATGGTTTATCGGGTCTTATGCTGAACCTCCTATCCTGTTAGGAATTATAGCCATTACTTTTTTTATAGTTTTTTTAATCAACCGAGTTGAGGGTTTTCGTTCTCAGGCAGACGACAAAGATCCTATCTCAAAAGCGATCGCAGAAAGTATAGAAACTCTCTCAATTGGTTTTGTCTGCGCTACTTTGATTATGATCGTACTTCAAGAAATTAATCTGCAAACACCTTTAGATGAAGTATTAGGTAAAGTAGTTTTTGAAGCAATGCCTTTTTCGTTTGGTGTCGCCTTATCTCGTTCAATTCTGGATGGCGATCGCTATACAAATTCAAATTCCAACCAATCCCAATCGCATCGAAAGGGTAAAAAAAGAATTATTTGGGCTGATACTGTAGCTGATTTGAGCGGAACTATTTTAGGCGCGATGTTTGTCGCTTTTAGTATTGCTCCTACAGATGAAGTTGCTATGTTAGCTGCGCCTGCTACTCCTCCTTGGCTTTTGTTAATTATATTTTCTTCATTAATAATTACCTACGGTATTGTTTTTGCATCAGGTTTTACCAATCAAAACAAACGCCGTCAACAGCAAGGAATATTTCAGCGTCCTGAAAGCGAAACTTTGGTATATTACCTAGTATCGCTCTTTGTTTCAGCCTTAATGTTGTGGTTTTTCCAAAGATTGGCTTTTGACGATCCTTGGTCTTTATGGATGCGTTATTCTATTATTCTTAGTTTACCCGCTAGTATTGGTGGAGCAGCAGGACGTTTAGCAGTATGA
- a CDS encoding sulfite exporter TauE/SafE family protein: MNYLLLSSLSFLIGTIVGLTGVGGASLITPMLIFVFQVPPAVAISSDVVAATLMKTVGSIKHWQQQTIDRKVVKWLACGSVPGSLIGVSILHLLQQNSSDKLDFFLIRSLGVMILFVTSIAIIQLSLLTLFPQLKLPSLPKFNLESNWGRFGAISIGAILGCMVGLTSVSSGSLFALVLISLFQLESRKLVGTDIFQAAILLTFTSLGHLGLGTVDWNLVIPIWLGSLPGVVVGAKLCQIAPQRLLRFATYIILELVSWKLVAPV; encoded by the coding sequence ATGAATTATTTATTGTTATCATCTCTTAGCTTTTTAATTGGAACTATTGTTGGTTTAACTGGGGTAGGGGGAGCATCTTTAATTACTCCAATGTTGATCTTCGTGTTTCAAGTTCCCCCCGCAGTGGCAATTAGTTCTGATGTGGTAGCTGCTACTTTAATGAAAACAGTCGGTAGTATCAAGCACTGGCAGCAACAAACAATTGATCGAAAAGTAGTCAAGTGGTTAGCCTGTGGCAGTGTTCCTGGTTCTTTAATTGGAGTAAGTATATTACATCTACTTCAGCAAAATAGCAGTGATAAACTAGACTTTTTTTTAATACGTTCTCTTGGAGTAATGATCTTATTCGTTACTTCTATAGCAATAATACAGTTATCATTATTAACTCTATTTCCCCAATTAAAATTACCTTCTTTGCCTAAGTTTAATTTGGAAAGTAATTGGGGACGCTTTGGTGCAATTAGTATTGGAGCAATTCTAGGCTGTATGGTAGGACTAACCAGTGTCTCTTCTGGTTCACTATTTGCCTTAGTACTCATTTCCCTTTTTCAACTTGAGTCTCGCAAACTGGTAGGTACAGATATCTTTCAGGCAGCAATTTTATTAACTTTTACTTCTTTAGGACATCTTGGTTTGGGAACGGTTGACTGGAATTTAGTCATACCTATTTGGTTAGGATCGTTACCAGGAGTGGTAGTAGGTGCAAAACTGTGCCAGATAGCACCTCAAAGGTTACTCAGATTTGCTACTTATATAATTTTAGAGCTAGTAAGCTGGAAATTAGTTGCTCCAGTTTGA
- a CDS encoding APC family permease: MTSKIKHRQNSQGLKPDCLSFKEVLAQSFAVIAPTTIPASNLGLIVALSGNGTWLSFLIGLIGLVLVSININQFASRSASPGSLYSYIVQGLGPTAGVICGWSLVLAYLFTGMSVLCGFASFSAVLFGHLGIHPSSITLLSIGAGISWYAGYKDIQLSAMAMLWIEGISLLLILMLGFVIWQHQGFALDMSQLTLEGVTPGHLATGLVLVMFGFSGFESATSLGHEAKKPLKTIPKAVMGSVILAGLFFIVMTYVEVLGFSSTGMSIAEVEEPLGFLSREMGIGWLGELIGFGALFSFFACVLGSINPAARIFFSMARHGLFHASLGTTHLANRTPHVAVTICSFLVFLVPAFLSLFEIKLFESMGYLGAMCSYGFLTVYILISLAAPIYLHKIRKLRLQDVVFSISAIAFMMIPLLGSVGIPGSKLFPPPEAPYNLFPYLFLIYITLTSGWFIFQRSRFPAITRSMKRSMEEIHEQFATPETVPSMPTRNYPYED; encoded by the coding sequence ATGACCAGCAAAATCAAACATAGGCAAAACAGTCAAGGTTTGAAGCCTGATTGCCTATCCTTTAAAGAAGTCTTAGCTCAATCTTTTGCCGTTATTGCACCCACTACTATACCAGCATCTAACCTCGGTTTAATTGTTGCCCTTTCAGGCAATGGTACTTGGCTGAGTTTTTTAATCGGTTTAATCGGTTTAGTCTTAGTCAGTATCAATATTAATCAGTTTGCTAGTCGTTCCGCTTCTCCTGGTTCGCTTTACTCTTACATTGTTCAAGGATTGGGACCAACAGCAGGAGTTATTTGTGGTTGGAGTTTAGTACTGGCTTATTTATTTACAGGTATGTCAGTTTTGTGCGGATTTGCTAGCTTTAGCGCTGTTTTATTCGGTCATCTAGGAATTCATCCTTCTAGCATAACTTTGCTGTCAATTGGTGCAGGAATTTCTTGGTATGCAGGTTATAAAGATATTCAACTCTCAGCTATGGCGATGCTGTGGATAGAAGGAATATCTCTGTTGCTAATTCTGATGTTAGGGTTTGTCATTTGGCAACATCAAGGTTTTGCTTTAGATATGTCTCAATTAACTCTAGAAGGAGTAACACCAGGTCATTTGGCAACGGGGCTGGTTTTGGTTATGTTTGGTTTTTCTGGTTTTGAGAGTGCTACTTCTTTAGGACATGAAGCTAAAAAACCTTTAAAAACGATCCCCAAAGCAGTGATGGGTAGCGTTATTTTGGCAGGTTTGTTCTTTATTGTGATGACCTATGTTGAAGTTTTGGGTTTTAGCAGTACAGGAATGTCCATTGCTGAAGTCGAAGAACCCCTTGGTTTTTTGTCTCGTGAGATGGGAATAGGTTGGTTAGGAGAATTAATTGGATTTGGAGCTTTATTTAGCTTTTTTGCCTGTGTTCTTGGTAGTATCAATCCCGCAGCCCGAATTTTCTTCTCGATGGCACGTCATGGTTTGTTTCATGCCTCATTGGGTACAACTCATTTAGCCAACCGAACACCTCATGTTGCTGTCACTATTTGTTCATTTTTAGTATTTTTAGTTCCTGCTTTTTTATCTCTATTTGAGATCAAATTGTTTGAAAGTATGGGTTATTTGGGAGCAATGTGCAGTTACGGATTTTTAACCGTCTACATTTTGATTTCTCTTGCTGCACCTATCTATCTACATAAAATTAGAAAACTTCGTCTTCAAGATGTAGTTTTTTCCATCAGCGCGATCGCTTTTATGATGATTCCTCTTCTGGGAAGTGTGGGAATTCCTGGTAGCAAACTTTTCCCACCTCCAGAAGCTCCTTACAATCTTTTTCCTTACTTGTTTTTAATTTATATCACTTTAACTTCTGGCTGGTTCATCTTTCAACGTTCTCGTTTTCCAGCAATTACTAGGTCGATGAAGCGAAGCATGGAAGAAATTCACGAACAGTTTGCTACTCCAGAAACAGTTCCTTCAATGCCAACCAGAAATTACCCATACGAAGATTAA